The Bacteroidota bacterium genome includes a region encoding these proteins:
- a CDS encoding MOSC domain-containing protein, with product MLILSGRLPTFNSQNHFILNGKPLRHVGNIKSLHRYPVKSMAGEALASAVLGWHGIEGDRRFSFVRGGNLSGVPWLVASKMPGLIRYKAYHANGRDPSSPVVRVRMPEGADVEVESEALLTQIAASFGSEVTLIRVRNGIFDESPLSVISTTTVRAVETETGIALDIRRFRPNILVEPAGDIPVHEDEWTGGTVVFGSGVDAPSVRVTIPDLRCVMVNLDPETAESDPRIHKAIVKSWNNCAGVYASVLRTGTLSVGDPVFLEKNQ from the coding sequence GTGTTGATACTTTCCGGCCGTCTTCCTACATTCAACAGTCAAAACCATTTCATCCTCAACGGCAAGCCCTTGCGCCACGTCGGCAACATCAAATCCCTTCACCGCTACCCGGTCAAATCGATGGCGGGAGAAGCGCTCGCGTCGGCCGTGCTCGGCTGGCACGGCATCGAAGGGGACCGGCGTTTCTCCTTTGTCCGGGGGGGAAACCTGAGCGGTGTGCCTTGGCTTGTCGCCAGCAAGATGCCGGGGCTGATACGGTACAAAGCCTACCATGCGAACGGCAGGGACCCTTCATCGCCGGTTGTTCGCGTGCGGATGCCCGAGGGCGCCGATGTCGAGGTCGAAAGCGAGGCCCTCCTCACGCAAATAGCCGCTTCGTTCGGGAGCGAGGTGACATTGATCCGTGTGCGCAACGGCATCTTCGACGAATCTCCGCTCTCGGTGATCAGCACGACCACCGTCAGGGCCGTCGAAACGGAGACGGGAATCGCGCTCGACATACGTCGTTTTCGACCCAATATCCTTGTCGAACCGGCCGGCGATATACCGGTTCACGAGGACGAATGGACCGGCGGAACGGTCGTCTTCGGGAGCGGCGTCGATGCGCCATCGGTGCGGGTGACGATACCGGATTTGCGATGTGTCATGGTAAACCTCGACCCTGAGACCGCCGAGTCCGATCCGCGCATACACAAAGCGATAGTGAAATCGTGGAACAATTGCGCCGGAGTATACGCCTCGGTGTTGAGAACGGGTACGCTATCGGTTGGCGATCCTGTTTTTCTGGAGAAGAATCAGTAG
- the aroA gene encoding 3-phosphoshikimate 1-carboxyvinyltransferase, with protein MNAPSVRAIRPARTIDLEVAVPPSKSYTNRALIAAALADGTSTLLDPSRSDDSNYLIAALRQFGVRINDHPGGLEVEGTGGELRAPAEEIFVGNAGTAMRYLSTLAALVKGETVITGDEDMKKRTIKDLLDALHSAGVRSASKNGYPPVTIHGGTFTGGRIELDASASSQFVSSILLSAPYASRSVELRVKGKLSSLPYVYMSLHVMRSFGAEIDSIDYSLFRVNNKQRYIGHEFPIEGDASSATYFLAAAAITGGHVVIKNLSPESLQGDIRFLSLLGEMGCTVTRHESSIELRGNKLRGIDVEMNEIPDSVPTLAVVAAFAEGPTSIFDIAHLRHKETNRLISVAAELTRLGASVEEHEDGLTIHPGTLRAATIDTYNDHRMAMSFAVAGLRVKGVVITNPGCVGKSFPTFWDEFSKLEQEG; from the coding sequence ATGAACGCGCCTTCTGTCAGAGCGATCCGCCCGGCACGGACGATTGATCTCGAGGTGGCAGTTCCTCCTTCGAAAAGCTATACCAACCGGGCGCTCATCGCCGCGGCGCTGGCCGACGGCACTTCGACGCTCCTTGACCCTTCCCGCAGCGACGATTCGAACTACCTCATCGCCGCGTTGCGGCAGTTCGGGGTGCGGATCAACGACCACCCTGGTGGGCTCGAGGTTGAAGGCACAGGAGGCGAGCTCCGGGCTCCGGCGGAAGAGATTTTCGTCGGGAACGCAGGGACCGCGATGAGATATTTGAGCACGCTCGCCGCTCTTGTGAAAGGTGAGACCGTCATCACGGGCGACGAGGACATGAAAAAACGAACGATCAAGGACCTGCTCGACGCGTTACACTCTGCCGGAGTGCGGAGCGCCAGTAAAAATGGATACCCCCCGGTCACGATCCATGGGGGCACGTTCACGGGAGGGCGGATCGAACTCGACGCCTCGGCGAGCAGCCAGTTCGTCTCCTCCATCCTTCTCTCCGCCCCGTACGCGTCGCGCTCCGTCGAGCTCCGCGTGAAGGGCAAATTAAGTTCCCTGCCGTACGTCTATATGTCGCTGCACGTCATGCGGTCGTTCGGAGCCGAGATCGATAGCATCGACTACTCCCTGTTCCGGGTGAACAACAAGCAGAGGTACATCGGGCACGAATTCCCGATCGAAGGAGACGCCTCGTCGGCGACCTATTTCCTCGCCGCCGCGGCTATCACCGGCGGTCATGTGGTGATCAAGAACCTTTCTCCGGAATCTCTGCAGGGAGACATCAGGTTCCTGAGCCTTCTCGGCGAGATGGGCTGCACCGTGACGCGCCACGAAAGCAGCATCGAGCTTCGGGGGAACAAATTGCGGGGTATCGACGTCGAAATGAATGAGATTCCCGACAGCGTTCCCACACTCGCGGTGGTCGCCGCCTTCGCAGAGGGGCCGACGAGCATTTTCGATATCGCTCACCTCCGGCATAAGGAGACCAATCGCCTGATCTCGGTGGCGGCGGAATTGACCAGGCTGGGCGCGTCGGTCGAAGAGCACGAAGACGGGCTCACGATTCATCCGGGCACATTGCGGGCGGCGACAATCGACACATACAACGATCACCGGATGGCGATGAGTTTTGCAGTGGCGGGATTACGCGTCAAGGGTGTCGTCATCACGAACCCGGGGTGTGTCGGGAAGTCCTTCCCCACCTTCTGGGACGAATTCAGCAAACTTGAACAAGAGGGTTAG
- a CDS encoding type I 3-dehydroquinate dehydratase has product MKLIVSIAPRSMKEARSILKAEAGSRDLVEIRIDRMKNPDMEKLLRSPRPHVIITNRHRAEGGWFRGSAEEQVRILSSALASGAEYVDIELRWGIRQIRRLLSAGRASRVIVSHHDTKQTPPDLRSILKRLCATPARNLKLVTSANDISDNKKIFDLLMGARNRGRRISAFCMNERGQVSRILGGKYGSAYSYASSGISESTAPGQLSAADLREIFRVENINRSTRLFGLVGNPVSQSQGFRHHNAFFSRNSLNAVYVTFLVDDLRRFFKAFRDEVSGLSITMPFKRDIIPFIDHVDEDALILQSVNTVVARRGALSGCNTDYLALRKLLRTRTKPRGKRAIVLGTGGTSSSMAFAARNAGARTTIVGRSIERARALASRLDCSWASFEDLPDLAADILMNGTPVGMSPRSNESPVPRRFLRRGMTVLDAVHYPPMTLLLRNAKAAGCNIISGSELFTEQARLQSKLFLEVC; this is encoded by the coding sequence GTGAAGCTCATCGTCTCGATAGCGCCCCGCTCGATGAAAGAGGCCCGGTCGATCCTGAAAGCAGAGGCGGGCTCCCGCGATCTCGTGGAGATCAGGATCGACCGCATGAAAAATCCCGATATGGAGAAGCTTCTCCGCTCACCGAGGCCGCATGTAATAATAACCAACCGTCATCGTGCCGAGGGCGGATGGTTCCGGGGCTCCGCCGAAGAGCAGGTACGCATCCTCTCCTCCGCACTGGCTTCCGGGGCGGAATATGTGGACATCGAATTGCGATGGGGAATTCGCCAGATCCGGCGCTTACTCTCGGCGGGTCGCGCGTCGAGAGTGATCGTATCTCATCACGATACGAAACAGACGCCACCGGACCTTCGCTCGATCCTGAAACGCCTTTGCGCGACCCCCGCCAGGAACCTCAAGCTCGTCACATCGGCAAACGACATCAGCGACAATAAGAAGATATTCGATCTTCTCATGGGTGCCCGGAACAGGGGGCGCCGGATCTCCGCGTTCTGCATGAACGAACGGGGCCAGGTGAGCAGGATTCTCGGAGGAAAGTATGGGTCGGCGTACAGCTACGCCTCCTCCGGGATCAGCGAATCGACGGCACCGGGGCAGTTGTCTGCGGCGGACTTGAGAGAGATCTTCCGGGTCGAGAATATAAACAGGAGCACCCGCCTCTTCGGACTTGTCGGGAATCCCGTCTCCCAGAGCCAGGGATTCCGTCATCATAACGCGTTCTTTTCGCGCAACTCTCTCAATGCGGTCTATGTGACATTTCTGGTGGACGACCTCCGGAGGTTCTTCAAGGCGTTTCGGGACGAGGTTTCGGGCCTCAGCATCACCATGCCGTTTAAACGAGATATCATCCCATTTATCGATCATGTCGACGAGGATGCACTGATCCTCCAATCCGTTAATACCGTCGTGGCTCGAAGAGGAGCTCTTTCGGGATGCAACACGGACTATCTTGCTCTTCGGAAGCTCCTCCGAACGAGAACAAAGCCTCGGGGGAAAAGGGCGATCGTTCTCGGCACCGGGGGCACCTCATCGAGCATGGCGTTCGCTGCGCGGAATGCGGGCGCGAGGACAACGATAGTCGGACGTTCAATCGAGCGGGCAAGGGCACTCGCATCGCGTCTCGACTGCTCATGGGCGTCCTTTGAGGACCTTCCCGATCTCGCGGCCGACATTCTGATGAACGGAACGCCCGTCGGCATGTCACCCCGTTCAAACGAGTCTCCGGTCCCCCGGCGGTTCCTGCGTCGCGGAATGACGGTCCTGGACGCCGTCCATTATCCACCGATGACACTCCTGCTTCGGAATGCGAAGGCAGCCGGGTGCAACATCATTTCCGGGTCAGAACTGTTTACAGAGCAGGCCCGGCTCCAATCCAAATTATTTCTAGAGGTATGCTGA
- the dusB gene encoding tRNA dihydrouridine synthase DusB, with product MIIGKTDISQAVLLAPMEDVTDIPFRLICKRLGADVMYTEFVNAEGLVRSSAKTKRKMEFLEEERPFGIQIYGGAEESMAGAARMAAELNPDLIDINCGCWVKNVAGHGAGAGLLLDPDRMMRIISTVVSSVGIPVTVKTRLGWDTSTIRIVDVAKMVEDSGAKALTVHCRTRAQGHQGAPDYSWIPLVKKAVEIPIIVNGGIDSPASAKHAFDVTGCDGVMVARGAIQNPWIFREIKHYLKTGSLLPEPSFEARLETLIQHLRLSIEHKGDRYGVIEFRKHYSGYLRNIRGIAWLRARLMAHTALDQILEELRQFAANFPDGTPQTRDEALAA from the coding sequence ATGATCATCGGCAAAACAGACATATCGCAGGCGGTTCTCCTCGCACCGATGGAAGATGTGACGGATATTCCGTTCCGGCTCATCTGCAAGCGGCTCGGGGCGGACGTCATGTATACGGAATTCGTCAACGCGGAGGGCCTTGTCCGCAGTTCCGCCAAAACGAAGCGGAAAATGGAGTTCCTGGAAGAGGAACGGCCGTTCGGAATCCAGATTTATGGCGGGGCCGAGGAATCGATGGCGGGCGCCGCAAGGATGGCGGCAGAATTGAACCCCGATCTGATCGACATCAATTGCGGATGCTGGGTCAAAAACGTCGCCGGCCACGGGGCGGGAGCCGGTTTGCTCCTCGATCCGGACCGGATGATGAGGATCATATCGACCGTCGTCTCCTCGGTGGGGATTCCAGTCACCGTGAAAACCCGCCTTGGCTGGGACACCTCGACGATCCGGATCGTGGATGTGGCGAAAATGGTTGAAGACTCCGGTGCAAAAGCTCTCACCGTCCATTGCCGGACCAGGGCGCAGGGGCACCAGGGAGCCCCCGATTACTCCTGGATCCCCCTCGTGAAGAAGGCCGTGGAAATCCCCATCATCGTGAACGGTGGGATAGACTCCCCGGCCTCGGCGAAGCACGCGTTCGATGTGACCGGATGCGACGGTGTCATGGTCGCCCGAGGCGCGATCCAGAATCCCTGGATTTTCCGAGAGATAAAACATTATCTCAAGACGGGATCTCTGCTTCCGGAGCCCTCCTTCGAAGCGCGTCTTGAAACCCTGATCCAGCACCTGAGGTTATCGATCGAACACAAGGGCGACCGCTACGGGGTGATCGAATTCCGCAAACATTATAGCGGTTACCTTCGCAATATCCGCGGTATCGCCTGGCTGCGCGCCCGGCTCATGGCACACACAGCGCTCGACCAGATTCTTGAAGAACTCCGGCAATTCGCTGCCAATTTTCCGGATGGCACCCCACAAACCAGAGACGAAGCCCTCGCGGCCTGA
- a CDS encoding type III polyketide synthase, which yields MNASPAILAVGTANPPRRYSQEEIYELAHRSSAFYRSERVRQIFMNSGIDFRHFCFDIESFNLNESSDELHERFAVGSVTLSAEAINACLASGGYSISDVDYIVAVSCTGYLCPGLSSLLIKELGMRRDIQRADLLGMGCAGAMPGLQRAYDFVKAYPEKRALLITVEICSACYYIDDSLETVVGNAICADGAAAVIVGMDGEGTVPRISEFISFLEPSLIDKVGFEQRDGKLRIILSKDIRDVAGKLAKQVVTDLLQKTGVRKDLIRHWILHSGGRKVIDNLKAELALTDEQVRHSECVLKHFGNMSSPTVLFVLQETLRESAPRPGDLGVMLAMGPGLALEGALLRW from the coding sequence GTGAACGCCTCTCCCGCCATTCTCGCCGTCGGCACGGCAAACCCGCCGCGCCGATATTCCCAGGAGGAAATCTACGAGCTGGCACACCGCTCATCGGCATTTTACCGGAGCGAGCGGGTCAGGCAGATCTTCATGAACTCCGGGATTGACTTCCGGCATTTTTGTTTCGATATCGAATCGTTCAATCTCAACGAGAGTTCAGACGAACTCCACGAACGGTTCGCGGTAGGATCGGTTACGCTCAGCGCAGAGGCCATCAACGCCTGCCTCGCCTCCGGTGGGTATTCCATCTCCGACGTCGACTACATTGTCGCCGTGTCGTGCACCGGGTACCTCTGCCCGGGCCTCTCCTCCCTCCTGATCAAGGAATTGGGGATGAGGCGCGATATTCAGCGCGCGGACCTTCTCGGGATGGGGTGCGCGGGGGCGATGCCGGGCCTGCAGCGCGCCTACGACTTCGTGAAAGCGTACCCGGAGAAGCGCGCGCTCCTCATTACGGTTGAGATATGCTCCGCCTGTTATTACATCGACGACTCTCTTGAAACGGTCGTGGGGAACGCCATCTGTGCCGATGGCGCGGCGGCGGTGATCGTTGGCATGGACGGAGAGGGAACGGTTCCACGCATCTCGGAATTCATCTCGTTTCTCGAGCCCTCGCTCATCGATAAGGTCGGATTCGAGCAACGCGACGGCAAGCTGCGCATCATTCTCTCCAAGGATATCCGGGACGTTGCGGGCAAACTCGCAAAGCAAGTCGTGACGGACCTGCTCCAGAAGACCGGCGTGAGGAAGGACCTAATCCGGCATTGGATCCTCCACTCCGGCGGAAGGAAGGTCATCGACAATCTCAAGGCGGAGCTCGCCCTCACGGACGAACAGGTCCGCCACAGCGAATGCGTGCTGAAGCACTTCGGAAACATGTCGTCGCCCACGGTCCTGTTCGTACTTCAGGAAACTTTGCGGGAATCGGCGCCCCGGCCGGGCGACCTCGGAGTGATGCTCGCGATGGGCCCTGGCCTCGCGCTCGAAGGGGCTCTCCTCCGGTGGTGA
- a CDS encoding prephenate dehydrogenase codes for MKKEIAIIGYGRFGRLAARYLKRDFRICISDSRPSVRTEQGVRKVPVSEAARKKFIILAVPIGKLKPVLRSLAPLLSPGTILCDVCSVKVEPILWMKSILPRHTIILGTHPLFGPDSAATSCAGKRIVLCPVRIPRERLRRISRYLEGRGLIVHRMSARQHDKLIASSLFLTQFIGHTLLRLDLPRAADLTSNYRRLSEIAKTTGHDTHELLEDMHRHNRFAWQTPRLLIAELRKLEKELSKGHKRTRLSS; via the coding sequence ATGAAGAAGGAAATCGCGATCATCGGGTACGGCAGGTTCGGCCGTCTGGCCGCCCGCTACCTGAAGCGGGATTTCCGGATTTGCATTTCCGACAGCCGGCCGTCCGTTCGAACTGAACAGGGTGTGAGGAAGGTTCCCGTCTCCGAAGCCGCCCGGAAGAAATTCATCATTCTCGCCGTCCCGATCGGAAAGCTCAAGCCGGTCCTTCGCTCACTGGCCCCCCTCCTCTCCCCGGGAACGATCCTCTGCGACGTTTGCTCCGTGAAGGTGGAACCGATCCTATGGATGAAGTCGATCCTCCCACGGCACACGATTATTCTCGGAACTCATCCGCTTTTCGGCCCGGATAGCGCTGCAACAAGCTGCGCCGGAAAGAGAATAGTCCTCTGCCCGGTAAGAATCCCGCGCGAACGGCTCCGCCGAATCTCGCGCTACCTGGAGGGGCGGGGCCTGATCGTCCATCGCATGAGCGCGCGGCAACACGATAAGCTGATCGCGTCAAGCCTTTTCCTTACGCAGTTTATCGGCCACACTCTCCTGCGGCTCGACCTCCCCCGGGCGGCCGACTTGACGTCAAATTACCGGAGACTCTCCGAAATCGCAAAGACAACGGGCCATGACACGCACGAGTTACTCGAAGATATGCATCGGCACAACCGCTTTGCGTGGCAAACGCCCCGGCTCCTCATTGCAGAATTGAGAAAGCTGGAAAAGGAACTCTCGAAGGGCCATAAGCGGACCCGCCTGTCATCCTGA
- a CDS encoding chorismate mutase, which yields MLADHLVRQELLRPRDSLAAVRKRIDFIDDMLMVLLGQRQDLVREVGRLKKSRNVPISDPRREHEIIRKRLALVSDANLDPGFVRKVFQAVFEHARKIQKTV from the coding sequence GTGCTCGCGGATCACCTTGTCCGTCAGGAACTGCTTCGCCCCCGCGATTCTCTCGCGGCGGTGAGGAAGAGGATCGATTTCATCGACGACATGCTCATGGTGCTGCTCGGCCAGCGGCAGGATCTTGTGAGAGAAGTGGGCCGCCTGAAGAAAAGCAGGAATGTGCCGATCTCGGACCCGCGACGCGAGCATGAAATTATACGCAAGCGGCTGGCTCTCGTTTCCGATGCGAACCTCGATCCGGGATTCGTCCGAAAGGTCTTCCAGGCGGTCTTCGAGCACGCACGGAAGATCCAGAAGACCGTATGA
- a CDS encoding isocitrate/isopropylmalate family dehydrogenase, protein MHKVTLLPGDGIGPEISKATLSVLEAAKVPIEWETLEAGAKALEKYKDPLPPGVIESITRNKVALKGPLTTPIGSGFRSVNVALRKEFDLFVNLRPARSFDGVKTPWEKIDLIVLRENTEEFYAGIEHYIDPAKSAAETIGVVTRSGSERIIRYAFEYAKKAGRKKVTVVHKANILKFTGGIFLDVARAVAADYPEIRMEDKIIDNMCMQLVMNPHQFDVIVTTNLFGDILSDLCSGLVGGLGLAPGANIGASVSLFEAVHGSAPDIAGKNIANPSALILASAMMVRHLGEGEIAKKIESAVESVVREGKFVTADLNPGKPVGTMEMAEAIAGKVG, encoded by the coding sequence ATGCATAAAGTAACGCTTCTTCCGGGCGACGGCATCGGTCCGGAGATCAGCAAGGCCACGCTCAGCGTCCTCGAGGCTGCGAAAGTCCCCATCGAATGGGAAACACTCGAGGCCGGCGCGAAGGCGCTCGAGAAGTACAAAGATCCACTTCCTCCCGGCGTCATCGAATCGATCACGAGGAACAAGGTCGCCCTCAAAGGCCCCCTGACCACACCCATCGGCTCCGGCTTCCGAAGCGTGAACGTCGCCCTCCGGAAGGAATTTGACCTCTTCGTCAACCTCCGGCCGGCGAGATCGTTTGACGGCGTCAAGACCCCGTGGGAGAAGATCGATCTAATCGTCCTGAGGGAGAATACGGAGGAGTTTTATGCGGGGATCGAGCATTACATAGACCCCGCCAAGAGCGCCGCCGAAACGATCGGCGTCGTCACCCGCTCCGGCTCAGAACGGATCATCCGTTACGCCTTCGAATACGCGAAGAAGGCGGGGCGGAAGAAGGTCACCGTCGTCCATAAGGCGAACATCCTGAAGTTTACAGGGGGTATCTTCCTCGACGTAGCCCGGGCGGTCGCCGCGGATTATCCCGAGATTCGGATGGAGGACAAGATTATCGACAATATGTGCATGCAACTGGTGATGAACCCGCATCAGTTCGATGTCATCGTAACCACCAACCTGTTCGGTGATATCCTGTCGGACCTCTGCTCGGGCCTCGTGGGGGGCCTCGGCCTTGCTCCGGGAGCGAATATCGGCGCATCGGTCTCCCTGTTCGAAGCCGTGCACGGAAGCGCCCCGGACATCGCCGGGAAGAACATCGCGAATCCGAGCGCCCTCATCCTCGCATCCGCCATGATGGTCCGCCATCTCGGAGAGGGGGAAATAGCGAAGAAGATCGAGTCCGCCGTCGAATCCGTCGTCCGGGAGGGAAAATTCGTCACCGCCGACCTGAATCCCGGAAAACCCGTCGGAACGATGGAAATGGCTGAGGCCATTGCGGGGAAGGTAGGGTAG
- a CDS encoding T9SS type A sorting domain-containing protein — MKRLLPLLILAALPALSQQRFLVSSRGDAIPLAKGQSPLSVAKEVGLFPEGAGCTGLATFGYPPALYPSTTNHIGFHNDIVAEWFMPPANGTLDSVFWFQSANVCAPDSQLVLRLFKSNVYPGHGPGYGGYPAASSSTCWGYWESSADLEDGVAAFPEDATGPWTSTVVGGPGPSYPPVDSSIWGLSGFPVKAKANSVNSVYMDPSLATGGTVTLHQGVPFFMTLKITGDVNDNCCGTCGTNQNTGFFASADTDHVHSHNWKFYENVVTFQAGFTCKGWVARGDFNINFWYVMTATSNLPPTISNFDKINNTISTAPQTISAEIFDCDPADAGKAGVESAGIRYRVTDLAGNLVTSGSASLGNIGGDTYLGTLPGTGSKNRIVHYRVFAVDSLGSADSTLEYTYKVVDFNSTYYLCDTTLACTPMSIVGTGTVIDTSKWFLPPGTTNVARGDDGTAGPYSLGGPFVYFGDTLNYAWVGVNGAIALSRNATDTLDVNSNGFATDGFDLPQRQHQGRPDTARRAAGFMPKNFIAPYWADWISKQDSPFATYGHVRTSSTAYPGKFVVEWDSSGDFDATGAIGDNDIFRVILDRGTGTIQFQYPNIGIGGLDAANLTGINSDSLKHPPGPIAPFNYFNKDGYPPESHLHNGLCVTYNPVLFCTAGTDGWNLVCLGSFSPSNQKSFIFPTATSPSAFYYGGSYVPTQTIVPGRGYWVKFSGAQNQCYVGSAITCVDDTLLAGWNIIGCVSQPVLVGSLTTTPPSIVTSPYFGFSGSYTVATIINPGRGYWVKTNAAGIMHLCSTSGAIAKQSPGISELSGLDRVTIQEVKGRSQTLYIGSDAILSAEAAHKYELPPSAPEKALNVRFASGRMVEVYPSQPDHANLNEYTITMDDAVYPLSLSWESQPGEHQKLAIMATTPKERQLLGIINGTGKVTISDPNVTKLVLKLVDGLAVPKEFALSQNYPNPFNPTTQFSVDVPKAAAVNITVYDVLGRKIATLMNGEQAAGYHVTEWDSRDEHGLTVPSGMYMVRLTAGDFSQVRKILLMK, encoded by the coding sequence ATGAAACGACTACTACCTCTTTTGATTCTTGCTGCCCTCCCTGCCCTGTCACAGCAGCGATTCCTCGTTAGTTCCAGGGGGGATGCGATCCCTCTCGCGAAGGGTCAAAGCCCCCTCTCCGTCGCGAAGGAAGTGGGGCTCTTCCCCGAAGGCGCGGGATGTACGGGTCTGGCCACATTCGGGTACCCCCCTGCGCTCTACCCCAGCACTACCAATCATATCGGTTTCCACAACGATATCGTCGCAGAGTGGTTTATGCCACCGGCGAACGGAACCCTCGACAGTGTCTTCTGGTTCCAATCCGCGAATGTGTGCGCTCCCGACTCGCAACTGGTCCTCCGGCTCTTTAAATCGAACGTCTATCCGGGCCACGGCCCCGGTTACGGCGGATATCCCGCCGCTTCCTCAAGCACGTGCTGGGGCTACTGGGAAAGCAGCGCCGATCTCGAGGATGGCGTCGCAGCCTTCCCCGAAGATGCCACCGGTCCGTGGACTTCAACCGTGGTAGGAGGCCCCGGCCCATCCTACCCGCCTGTCGATTCATCAATCTGGGGGCTATCAGGATTCCCTGTGAAAGCGAAAGCAAATAGCGTCAACTCGGTTTATATGGATCCATCGCTCGCGACCGGCGGGACTGTGACGCTTCACCAGGGAGTTCCATTTTTCATGACACTAAAGATCACGGGAGATGTCAACGACAATTGCTGCGGAACATGCGGCACAAACCAGAATACGGGCTTTTTCGCTTCGGCCGACACAGACCACGTTCACTCTCACAACTGGAAGTTCTATGAGAACGTTGTCACTTTCCAGGCGGGCTTTACCTGCAAAGGCTGGGTGGCGCGCGGCGATTTTAACATCAATTTCTGGTACGTCATGACCGCGACTTCCAACCTCCCCCCGACGATTTCCAACTTCGACAAGATCAATAATACAATTTCTACGGCACCCCAGACAATTTCCGCCGAAATATTCGACTGCGATCCCGCGGATGCGGGCAAGGCAGGCGTCGAATCGGCGGGCATTCGTTACAGGGTCACCGACCTGGCCGGAAATTTGGTCACCAGCGGTTCGGCATCGCTGGGGAATATCGGAGGGGACACGTATCTCGGAACTCTCCCGGGAACAGGCTCAAAAAACAGGATCGTCCATTACAGAGTTTTCGCAGTTGACTCCCTTGGTTCGGCCGACTCCACGCTTGAATATACGTACAAGGTCGTTGACTTCAACAGCACTTATTATTTGTGCGATACGACGCTGGCCTGCACCCCGATGAGCATCGTCGGTACCGGGACCGTCATCGACACTTCGAAATGGTTCCTCCCTCCGGGCACAACCAACGTAGCCAGGGGAGATGACGGAACTGCCGGACCCTATTCACTCGGCGGACCGTTTGTCTATTTTGGAGACACGCTGAATTATGCGTGGGTCGGCGTGAACGGAGCGATCGCGCTCTCCAGGAACGCCACAGATACGCTCGACGTCAACTCCAACGGATTTGCAACCGACGGGTTTGACCTTCCGCAGCGCCAGCACCAGGGTCGGCCCGATACCGCACGCCGCGCCGCGGGCTTTATGCCCAAGAATTTTATCGCCCCGTATTGGGCGGATTGGATCAGCAAACAGGATTCACCCTTTGCCACATATGGCCATGTCCGGACAAGCAGCACCGCATACCCCGGAAAATTTGTCGTTGAGTGGGACTCCAGCGGCGATTTCGACGCCACCGGGGCGATCGGCGATAACGACATATTCCGTGTAATCCTTGACCGCGGTACGGGAACGATCCAATTCCAGTATCCGAACATCGGTATTGGCGGGCTCGACGCGGCAAACCTCACCGGGATCAATTCGGATTCCCTGAAGCATCCTCCGGGCCCAATTGCTCCGTTCAATTATTTCAACAAGGATGGCTACCCTCCCGAGAGCCATCTTCACAACGGGCTGTGCGTCACGTATAACCCGGTCCTCTTCTGTACGGCCGGAACGGACGGTTGGAACCTCGTTTGCCTCGGCTCATTTTCTCCCAGCAATCAGAAGTCATTCATCTTCCCGACGGCAACATCGCCGAGCGCGTTCTACTATGGGGGAAGCTACGTTCCCACACAGACAATCGTCCCCGGGCGCGGGTACTGGGTGAAGTTCAGCGGCGCTCAGAATCAGTGCTATGTTGGATCTGCCATAACTTGCGTCGATGACACGCTCCTGGCCGGCTGGAACATTATCGGCTGCGTGTCGCAGCCGGTGCTCGTTGGCTCACTTACAACGACGCCTCCGTCGATTGTCACCTCCCCCTACTTTGGCTTCTCCGGTTCGTACACTGTCGCCACAATAATAAATCCAGGAAGAGGATATTGGGTAAAAACGAATGCGGCGGGCATTATGCACCTCTGTTCGACTTCCGGCGCAATCGCCAAGCAGTCCCCTGGTATTTCGGAACTCTCGGGCCTGGACAGGGTAACGATCCAGGAGGTCAAGGGTCGATCGCAGACACTTTACATCGGCTCGGACGCCATTCTCAGCGCAGAAGCCGCGCATAAGTACGAATTGCCCCCTTCGGCTCCCGAGAAGGCTTTGAACGTGAGGTTTGCCTCGGGCAGAATGGTTGAGGTCTATCCTTCGCAGCCCGATCATGCAAATCTCAATGAGTACACGATTACCATGGATGACGCCGTCTACCCACTCAGCCTGTCATGGGAATCTCAGCCGGGCGAACATCAAAAACTTGCGATCATGGCAACGACGCCAAAAGAACGCCAGCTGCTCGGCATCATTAACGGGACCGGCAAAGTGACGATCTCCGATCCCAACGTCACGAAACTGGTTTTGAAGCTCGTGGACGGGCTTGCGGTACCGAAGGAATTCGCCCTCTCGCAGAATTATCCCAATCCCTTCAATCCGACGACGCAATTCAGCGTGGATGTCCCGAAGGCGGCGGCGGTTAATATCACCGTCTACGACGTGTTGGGGCGAAAGATTGCGACTCTCATGAACGGAGAGCAGGCAGCCGGATACCATGTCACGGAATGGGATTCGAGGGACGAGCACGGATTGACGGTCCCCTCGGGAATGTACATGGTCCGCCTGACCGCAGGCGATTTCAGCCAGGTCCGAAAGATTCTGTTGATGAAATAG